One Brachybacterium kimchii genomic window carries:
- a CDS encoding organic hydroperoxide resistance protein, giving the protein MKPLYSTEALATGAGRDGHVEVSGSDLAFDMAVPTAMGGSGKGANPEQLFAAGYAACYHSALQAVARQQKVSIEGSSVGARVSIGSNDEGGFALAVDLEVVIPELDHDAAQSLADAAHQVCPYSNATRGNIPVNVTVADD; this is encoded by the coding sequence ATGAAGCCCCTCTACTCCACCGAGGCGCTCGCCACCGGCGCCGGCCGCGACGGGCACGTCGAGGTCTCCGGATCGGACCTCGCCTTCGACATGGCCGTCCCGACGGCCATGGGCGGCTCCGGGAAGGGCGCGAACCCCGAGCAGCTCTTCGCTGCCGGCTACGCCGCCTGCTACCACTCGGCGCTGCAGGCCGTGGCCCGCCAGCAGAAGGTCTCGATCGAGGGCTCGAGCGTCGGCGCCCGCGTGAGCATCGGCAGCAACGACGAGGGCGGCTTCGCCCTCGCCGTCGACCTCGAGGTCGTCATCCCCGAGCTCGACCACGACGCCGCGCAGTCCCTCGCCGACGCCGCGCACCAGGTGTGCCCGTACTCCAACGCCACCCGCGGGAACATCCCCGTGAACGTCACCGTCGCCGACGACTGA
- a CDS encoding zinc-binding dehydrogenase: MRAVTHQSFGEPTDVLDVTEVAEPSPGPGEVLVRMVLSPIHNHDLWTVRGTYGVKPELPARAGTEAVGVVEQLGEGVSQLVTGQRVVATSQLGVWAERFTAPAASLIPVPENLPDEVAAQLAAMPFSAISLLERLDLEPGQTLVQNAANGAVGRLVAQFARARGINVVGLVRRSAGVEELAAQGITGVVATDEDGWEDRARALIGDSTAPVGIDSVGREAAGQVLSLLADGGRLVVFGAMAAPVMSIPSGPVIFRDLHIEGFWGAQVSKDMPADQRAELFREIITRLLDGSVTLPVAATYSLEDVREASAANFDAGRVGKVLLRP, translated from the coding sequence ATGCGCGCCGTCACCCATCAGTCCTTCGGAGAGCCCACCGACGTCCTCGACGTCACCGAGGTCGCCGAGCCCTCGCCCGGTCCCGGCGAGGTGCTCGTGCGCATGGTGCTCAGCCCCATCCACAACCATGACCTGTGGACCGTGCGCGGCACCTACGGCGTGAAGCCGGAGCTGCCCGCGCGGGCCGGCACCGAGGCCGTCGGCGTCGTCGAGCAGCTCGGCGAGGGCGTCAGCCAGCTGGTCACCGGCCAGCGCGTGGTCGCGACCTCGCAGCTGGGCGTCTGGGCGGAGCGCTTCACGGCGCCGGCCGCCTCGCTGATCCCGGTGCCGGAGAACCTGCCCGACGAGGTCGCCGCGCAGCTCGCCGCGATGCCCTTCAGCGCGATCTCGCTGCTGGAGCGCCTGGACCTCGAGCCCGGGCAGACCCTGGTGCAGAACGCCGCCAACGGCGCCGTGGGCCGCCTGGTCGCGCAGTTCGCCCGCGCCCGGGGCATCAACGTGGTGGGTCTCGTGCGCCGCTCGGCGGGGGTCGAGGAGCTCGCCGCCCAGGGCATCACGGGCGTCGTCGCGACCGACGAGGACGGCTGGGAGGACCGCGCCCGCGCGCTCATCGGCGATTCCACCGCCCCCGTCGGGATCGACTCCGTGGGAAGAGAGGCCGCGGGCCAGGTGCTCTCGCTGCTGGCCGACGGCGGACGCCTCGTCGTCTTCGGGGCCATGGCCGCCCCGGTCATGTCGATCCCCTCGGGCCCGGTGATCTTCCGCGACCTGCACATCGAGGGCTTCTGGGGCGCCCAGGTCTCCAAGGACATGCCGGCCGATCAGCGCGCCGAGCTGTTCCGCGAGATCATCACCCGCCTGCTCGACGGGTCGGTGACCCTGCCGGTCGCCGCGACCTACTCGCTCGAGGACGTGCGCGAGGCGTCCGCCGCGAACTTCGACGCCGGCCGCGTTGGCAAGGTGCTGCTGCGCCCCTGA
- a CDS encoding DUF1304 family protein, whose amino-acid sequence MLVVGLVLAVLAALLHVFIFWLESFAWGGERAQGIFGEQTEQEVAATRLLAFNQGFYNLFLGVLALLGVLLTAVGAHSVGPALALAGTGSMLGAAIVLGLASPAHRGAAVRQGALPLLAALVLVLALAI is encoded by the coding sequence ATGCTCGTCGTCGGTCTCGTCCTCGCAGTGCTCGCGGCGCTGCTGCACGTGTTCATCTTCTGGCTCGAGTCGTTCGCCTGGGGCGGCGAGCGCGCCCAGGGAATCTTCGGGGAGCAGACCGAGCAGGAGGTCGCGGCGACGCGCCTGCTCGCCTTCAACCAGGGCTTCTACAACCTGTTCCTGGGTGTGCTCGCGCTGCTCGGTGTGCTGCTGACCGCCGTCGGCGCGCACTCCGTGGGCCCCGCCCTGGCTCTCGCGGGCACCGGCTCGATGCTCGGCGCGGCGATCGTGCTGGGCCTCGCGTCCCCCGCGCATCGCGGCGCGGCCGTGCGCCAGGGGGCGCTGCCGCTGCTCGCGGCGCTCGTCCTCGTGCTCGCTCTCGCGATCTGA
- a CDS encoding AIM24 family protein has protein sequence MRSTLFDASNQEKQTQERWVLQSSKMLRCALQPQSPEIIAAQGVMVAYQGQMDFSYQGSGGGMKLLKKMTTGEGGNLMRVRGQGEVFFARRADEIFLIQLEGDALTLNTRNLLAFDSSIQWDIRGTGGAGFMAGGLFNLFLQGQGLVAVTSDGPPMLLDCSQQPTYVDPQAAVCWSANLTPQIKNDFKMGSLIGRGSGESFQLGFHGPGFVVVQPSEGAPVTTGS, from the coding sequence ATGCGCAGCACGCTCTTCGACGCCTCGAACCAGGAGAAGCAGACCCAGGAGCGCTGGGTCCTGCAGTCCTCCAAGATGCTGCGCTGCGCTCTGCAGCCGCAGTCCCCTGAGATCATCGCCGCCCAGGGCGTGATGGTCGCCTACCAGGGGCAGATGGACTTCTCGTACCAGGGCTCCGGCGGCGGCATGAAGCTGCTGAAGAAGATGACCACGGGCGAGGGCGGGAACCTCATGCGCGTGCGCGGCCAGGGCGAGGTGTTCTTCGCCCGTCGGGCCGACGAGATCTTCCTGATCCAGCTCGAGGGCGACGCGCTCACCCTGAACACCCGCAACCTGCTGGCCTTCGACTCCTCGATCCAGTGGGACATCCGGGGCACGGGCGGCGCGGGCTTCATGGCCGGCGGCCTGTTCAACCTGTTCCTGCAGGGGCAGGGCCTGGTCGCCGTGACGTCCGACGGCCCGCCGATGCTGCTGGACTGCTCGCAGCAGCCCACCTACGTGGACCCGCAGGCGGCGGTGTGCTGGTCGGCGAACCTCACCCCGCAGATCAAGAACGACTTCAAGATGGGCTCGCTCATCGGCCGCGGCTCCGGCGAGTCCTTCCAGCTGGGCTTCCACGGCCCGGGCTTCGTCGTGGTCCAGCCCTCCGAGGGCGCGCCGGTCACGACCGGCTCCTGA
- a CDS encoding TetR/AcrR family transcriptional regulator — translation MGRTATFETVEVVRAARSLFWREGFESASMSAIQQATGLNASSIYHAFGSKRGLFEAAIANYLDEVVRPGLAPLLAEHPSPRALADYLGSAARLLGEDGAEGEEQSLPDGCLLVNSACAGIGREEAVRDVIASYRAELVRAFGAGVAARFPEASAAERGRLTETSVSALLAALVMSRIDRSAARSSLEAARTPLLAPAG, via the coding sequence ATGGGACGCACCGCCACCTTCGAGACCGTCGAGGTCGTGCGCGCCGCGCGCTCGCTCTTCTGGCGCGAGGGCTTCGAGAGCGCCTCCATGAGTGCGATCCAGCAGGCCACAGGGCTCAACGCCTCGAGCATCTACCACGCCTTCGGGTCCAAGCGCGGACTCTTCGAGGCCGCGATCGCGAACTACCTCGACGAAGTGGTGCGCCCGGGCCTCGCCCCGCTGCTCGCCGAGCACCCGAGCCCCCGCGCGCTCGCCGACTACCTCGGCTCCGCCGCCCGACTGCTGGGCGAGGACGGCGCAGAGGGGGAGGAGCAGTCCCTGCCCGACGGCTGCCTGCTCGTGAACTCCGCCTGCGCGGGCATCGGCCGCGAAGAGGCCGTGCGCGACGTCATCGCCTCCTACCGCGCCGAGCTCGTGCGCGCCTTCGGCGCCGGCGTCGCCGCCCGCTTCCCCGAGGCCTCCGCCGCCGAGCGCGGGCGTCTCACCGAGACCAGCGTCTCCGCGCTCCTCGCGGCCCTGGTCATGAGCCGGATCGACCGGAGCGCCGCGCGCAGCTCCCTCGAAGCGGCCCGCACACCCCTGCTCGCGCCGGCCGGCTGA
- a CDS encoding FAD-dependent oxidoreductase — MTTNQPSAQPLRLAVIGSGPAGVYAAETLLRSPQVKSGELEVQCDLFDALPTPFGLIRYGVAPDHPRIKGIITALHRILDRGDIRFLGDVDFGTDLTAAELRERYDAVIFATGALKDAELNIPGIDLEGSYGAADFVAWYDGNPDYPRTWPLEAEQVAMIGNGNVALDAARMLSKSADELLRTEIPENVYEGLTSARTTDVHVFGRRGPAQSKFTPLETRELAHPHGVQIVMDPADFAMITPEEREAIRADRRREQVYATFEGWLHAQQEREAKGEEPTDAHGGPVQRRLHLHFWHKPVEVLGEDGRVTGMRFERTRLDAEGGMEGTGELVDYDLQAVYRAIGYFGSELPGVPYDESRGVIHNEAGRVTEADGEVIPGLFANGWIKRGPVGLIGATKSDAAETVASLLEDLEADRIPSAPDRDPDSILRLLEDKGVEFTTWQGWTALEEHEIGLGAAVQDSEGNPRPRVKVVPREEMVRVAREAQRAHESASADA; from the coding sequence ATGACCACGAACCAGCCTTCCGCCCAGCCCCTTCGACTCGCCGTGATCGGCTCCGGTCCCGCGGGCGTCTACGCCGCCGAGACGCTGCTGCGCTCACCGCAGGTGAAGTCCGGCGAGCTCGAGGTCCAGTGCGACCTCTTCGACGCTCTGCCGACGCCCTTCGGGCTGATCCGGTACGGCGTCGCCCCCGACCACCCGCGCATCAAGGGCATCATCACCGCCCTGCACCGCATCCTGGACCGCGGGGACATCCGCTTCCTGGGCGACGTCGACTTCGGCACCGACCTCACCGCCGCCGAGCTGCGCGAGCGCTACGACGCCGTCATCTTCGCGACCGGCGCCCTCAAGGACGCCGAGCTGAACATCCCCGGCATCGACCTCGAGGGCTCCTACGGCGCCGCCGACTTCGTGGCCTGGTACGACGGCAACCCCGACTACCCGCGCACCTGGCCCCTGGAGGCCGAGCAGGTCGCCATGATCGGCAACGGCAACGTGGCGCTGGACGCGGCCCGGATGCTCTCGAAGTCGGCCGACGAGCTGCTGCGCACCGAGATCCCCGAGAACGTCTACGAGGGCCTGACCTCCGCGCGCACCACCGACGTGCACGTGTTCGGCCGCCGCGGGCCCGCGCAGTCGAAGTTCACGCCGCTGGAGACCCGCGAGCTCGCCCACCCCCACGGCGTGCAGATCGTCATGGACCCGGCCGACTTCGCGATGATCACCCCCGAGGAGCGCGAGGCCATCCGCGCCGACCGCCGCCGCGAGCAGGTCTATGCGACCTTCGAGGGCTGGCTGCACGCCCAGCAGGAGCGCGAGGCGAAGGGCGAGGAGCCCACGGACGCCCACGGCGGCCCCGTGCAGCGCCGCCTGCACCTGCACTTCTGGCACAAGCCCGTCGAGGTCCTCGGCGAGGACGGCCGCGTCACCGGCATGCGCTTCGAGCGCACCCGTCTGGATGCCGAGGGCGGCATGGAGGGCACCGGCGAGCTCGTCGACTACGACCTGCAGGCCGTCTACCGCGCGATCGGCTACTTCGGCTCCGAGCTGCCCGGCGTCCCCTACGACGAGTCCCGCGGCGTCATCCACAACGAGGCCGGCCGCGTCACCGAGGCCGACGGCGAGGTCATCCCCGGCCTCTTCGCCAACGGCTGGATCAAGCGCGGGCCCGTCGGCCTCATCGGCGCCACGAAGTCCGACGCCGCGGAGACCGTCGCGAGCCTGCTCGAGGACCTCGAGGCCGACCGCATCCCGAGCGCCCCGGACCGCGACCCCGACTCGATCCTGCGCCTGCTCGAGGACAAGGGCGTGGAGTTCACGACCTGGCAGGGCTGGACCGCCCTCGAGGAGCACGAGATCGGCCTGGGCGCGGCAGTCCAGGACAGCGAGGGCAATCCGCGCCCGCGCGTGAAGGTCGTGCCCCGCGAGGAGATGGTGCGCGTGGCCCGCGAGGCTCAGCGCGCGCACGAGAGCGCCTCGGCCGACGCCTGA
- a CDS encoding carbohydrate ABC transporter permease yields the protein MSTATPAVGPSAAPVSPAPVSPASGAARARRRRPLSPGRIIAWIVMIVILLVTLFPFYWMLRTALSSNTALATDPTSLLPVDFSLGGFERVFGLQDVETAVSQGGSGASINFWRYLLNSVIVATVITVVQTFSCAMAAYAFSRLRWRGRETVFLIFLGAMMIPQIFTLLPNFILIKNLHLVDTLLGIMLPTLFISPFAIFFLRQFFNNISREVEEAALIDGASKPRVFFTLILPISSAPLATLALLTYMTAWNEYFWSLMVSYTDSSRVLTVALGVFRAQSPQTGTDWAGLMAATLVAAAPMLILFVLFAKRIVNSIGFSGIK from the coding sequence ATGAGCACCGCCACTCCCGCCGTCGGCCCGTCGGCCGCCCCTGTCTCCCCCGCACCCGTCTCCCCCGCCTCCGGCGCCGCCCGCGCGCGCCGCCGCCGACCCCTGTCGCCTGGGCGGATCATCGCCTGGATCGTCATGATCGTGATCCTCCTGGTGACCCTGTTCCCCTTCTACTGGATGCTGCGCACGGCGCTGTCCTCGAACACGGCGCTCGCGACCGACCCGACCAGCCTGCTGCCGGTCGACTTCTCGCTCGGCGGGTTCGAGCGCGTGTTCGGGCTGCAGGACGTGGAGACCGCGGTCTCCCAGGGCGGCTCGGGCGCGTCGATCAACTTCTGGCGCTACCTGCTGAACTCGGTGATCGTCGCGACCGTGATCACCGTGGTGCAGACGTTCAGCTGCGCGATGGCCGCCTACGCCTTCTCGCGCCTGCGCTGGAGGGGCCGCGAGACCGTGTTCCTCATCTTCCTGGGCGCGATGATGATCCCGCAGATCTTCACGCTGCTGCCCAACTTCATCCTCATCAAGAACCTGCACCTGGTGGACACGCTGCTGGGCATCATGCTGCCCACCCTGTTCATCTCGCCGTTCGCGATCTTCTTCCTGCGCCAGTTCTTCAACAACATCTCGCGCGAGGTCGAGGAGGCCGCTCTCATCGACGGCGCGTCCAAGCCGCGCGTGTTCTTCACGCTGATCCTGCCGATCAGCTCCGCGCCGCTGGCGACGCTCGCGCTGCTGACGTACATGACGGCGTGGAACGAGTACTTCTGGTCGCTGATGGTCTCCTACACGGACTCCTCGCGCGTGCTCACCGTCGCTCTCGGCGTCTTCCGCGCGCAGTCGCCCCAGACGGGCACGGACTGGGCGGGCCTGATGGCCGCGACGCTGGTCGCGGCGGCGCCCATGCTGATCCTCTTCGTGCTGTTCGCGAAGCGGATCGTGAACTCCATCGGCTTCAGCGGGATCAAGTGA
- a CDS encoding carbohydrate ABC transporter permease, which yields MSAASTAGPPPARRKHRDDTRLALLFILPASIGLLVFLVWPLLTGLYYSLTEYSILTPPKWVGLENYTNMLSDPVFWKSLRVTVLYVVINIGVQTVLALLIAVLMQRLTQNTWLRSLVLTPYLVSNVVAAIVFLWLLDSQLGIVNLILQGIGFDPVSFWANEKWVIPTIALVNVWRHMGYTALLLFAGLQSIPEQLYEAARTEGAGEWQLFRRITLPLLRPILALVLIMSIIGSFQVFDTVSVTTQGGPSDASKVLQMYIYENAFGQYQFGYASALSVALLVILMVITFAQYFLTRAGQSDLD from the coding sequence ATGTCTGCCGCATCCACAGCCGGGCCTCCGCCCGCACGACGCAAGCACCGGGACGACACCCGCCTGGCGCTGCTGTTCATCCTGCCGGCGAGCATCGGCCTGCTGGTGTTCCTGGTCTGGCCGCTGCTGACGGGCCTGTACTACTCGCTCACCGAGTACTCGATCCTCACGCCCCCGAAGTGGGTGGGGCTCGAGAACTACACGAACATGCTCAGCGACCCGGTGTTCTGGAAGTCGCTGCGGGTCACCGTGCTGTACGTCGTCATCAACATCGGCGTGCAGACGGTCCTCGCGCTCCTCATCGCCGTCCTCATGCAGCGCCTCACGCAGAACACGTGGCTGCGCTCGCTCGTGCTCACCCCGTACCTGGTCTCCAACGTCGTGGCCGCGATCGTGTTCCTCTGGCTGCTGGACTCGCAGCTGGGCATCGTGAACCTGATCCTGCAGGGCATCGGCTTCGACCCGGTCTCCTTCTGGGCCAACGAGAAGTGGGTGATCCCCACGATCGCGCTCGTCAACGTGTGGCGGCACATGGGCTACACGGCCCTGCTGCTGTTCGCCGGCCTGCAGTCGATCCCCGAGCAGCTCTACGAGGCGGCGCGCACCGAGGGCGCCGGCGAGTGGCAGCTGTTCCGACGGATCACCCTGCCGCTGCTGCGGCCGATCCTCGCGCTCGTGCTGATCATGTCGATCATCGGAAGCTTCCAGGTCTTCGACACGGTCTCGGTGACCACGCAGGGCGGACCGTCGGACGCCTCGAAGGTGCTGCAGATGTACATCTACGAGAACGCCTTCGGGCAGTACCAGTTCGGGTACGCGTCCGCGCTCTCGGTGGCGCTGCTGGTGATCCTCATGGTCATCACCTTCGCCCAGTACTTCCTGACCCGTGCCGGCCAGTCGGACCTGGACTGA
- a CDS encoding SDR family oxidoreductase, whose amino-acid sequence MSATDPENSAREGAQGNSAEDIGPVAARARELGTKDGEPSFPAQDQDPPGLTAPMEPVPDHGEQSYVGHDRLDGLVALITGGDSGIGRAVAIAFAREGADVALSFMDAEQQDAEETARWVQDAGRRALLLPGDIREEAHARSLVTRTVEEFGRLDVLVNNAAFQWGRAEPRGIEGIDSERLHRTLATNLESMFWITQEAVPHLREGSSIINTTSIQSYDPSVPLMDYAATKSAINNLTVNLAADLGGKGIRVNAVAPGPIWTPLNVATRASEDYTAFGGNTPLGRAGQPAECAGAYVFLASPAEASYVSGTVLGVTGGRPVF is encoded by the coding sequence ATGTCTGCCACAGACCCGGAGAACAGCGCACGCGAGGGCGCTCAGGGGAACAGCGCCGAGGACATCGGCCCCGTCGCCGCCCGCGCCCGCGAGCTCGGCACGAAGGACGGCGAGCCCTCGTTCCCCGCGCAGGACCAGGACCCTCCCGGCCTCACGGCCCCGATGGAGCCCGTGCCGGACCACGGCGAGCAGTCCTACGTCGGCCACGACCGGCTCGACGGGCTGGTCGCGCTGATCACCGGAGGAGACTCCGGCATCGGCCGCGCGGTCGCGATCGCCTTCGCCCGCGAGGGCGCCGACGTCGCGCTCTCGTTCATGGACGCCGAGCAGCAGGACGCCGAGGAGACCGCCCGCTGGGTCCAGGACGCGGGCCGACGGGCGCTGCTGCTGCCCGGTGACATCCGCGAGGAGGCCCACGCCCGCTCGCTGGTCACGCGCACCGTCGAGGAGTTCGGACGGCTCGACGTGCTGGTGAACAACGCGGCGTTCCAGTGGGGGCGCGCGGAGCCGCGCGGCATCGAGGGCATCGACTCCGAGCGTCTGCACCGCACCCTGGCCACGAACCTCGAGTCGATGTTCTGGATCACCCAGGAGGCCGTGCCGCACCTGCGGGAGGGCTCCTCGATCATCAACACCACGTCGATCCAGTCCTACGACCCCTCCGTGCCGCTCATGGACTACGCCGCGACGAAGTCCGCGATCAACAACCTCACGGTGAACCTCGCCGCCGACCTGGGCGGCAAGGGGATCCGCGTGAACGCCGTGGCGCCGGGGCCGATCTGGACCCCGCTCAACGTCGCCACCCGAGCGAGCGAGGACTACACGGCCTTCGGCGGCAACACCCCGCTGGGCCGCGCGGGCCAGCCCGCCGAGTGCGCGGGGGCCTACGTGTTCCTCGCGAGCCCGGCCGAGGCCTCGTACGTCTCGGGCACCGTGCTCGGCGTGACCGGAGGACGACCCGTCTTCTGA
- a CDS encoding Gfo/Idh/MocA family protein produces MSFTLGIVGIGQFGTHFAELFSAHPDISAVYAVDSVPERIDAIEQREQNPVHFAGRFSSVEELLASDVDAVAIFTQRWTHGRIAIQALQAGKHVYSAVPMAIEEEEIREITRLVQETGLVYMMGETSQYNAAVVLARRIERSGAFGEVFYAEGDYVHDMDLGFYDAYKYSGGDAWKSTASYPPLLYPTHSIGGILGVLEDRHAVSVSALGRPDTRGDGVFDKDVSMFDNDVSNAFALFEMDNGGAFRTNELRRVGYPSHKRESRFRFFGETSSFEETVDVTYWHDKKTVLEVTDLISTSSTMSLDDPRLKDVSPTLRDAFVAGAARSHHQDRLPSEFQGKPNGHEGAHHFLVDDFARAVANGKQPMVNAWQAARYTLPGIIAHQSMREGGARLPIHDLGDCPLPVQDLDADQPALDEAGIQALLADV; encoded by the coding sequence ATGTCGTTCACCCTGGGCATCGTGGGCATCGGCCAGTTCGGCACCCACTTCGCCGAGCTCTTCAGCGCCCACCCCGACATCTCCGCGGTCTATGCCGTGGACTCGGTGCCCGAGCGCATCGACGCGATCGAGCAGCGCGAGCAGAACCCCGTGCACTTCGCCGGACGCTTCTCGAGCGTCGAGGAGCTGCTGGCCTCCGACGTCGACGCGGTCGCGATCTTCACCCAGCGCTGGACGCACGGGCGGATCGCGATCCAGGCGCTGCAGGCCGGCAAGCACGTGTACTCGGCGGTGCCCATGGCGATCGAGGAGGAGGAGATCCGCGAGATCACCCGCCTCGTGCAGGAGACGGGCCTGGTCTACATGATGGGCGAGACCAGCCAGTACAACGCCGCCGTGGTGCTGGCCCGTCGGATCGAGCGCTCGGGCGCCTTCGGCGAGGTCTTCTACGCCGAGGGCGACTACGTCCACGACATGGACCTGGGCTTCTACGACGCCTACAAGTACTCCGGCGGCGATGCCTGGAAGTCGACCGCCTCCTACCCGCCCCTGCTCTACCCCACGCACTCGATCGGCGGGATCCTGGGCGTGCTCGAGGACCGCCACGCGGTCTCGGTCTCGGCGCTCGGCCGGCCCGACACCCGCGGCGACGGCGTCTTCGACAAGGACGTCTCGATGTTCGACAACGACGTCTCCAACGCCTTCGCCCTGTTCGAGATGGACAACGGCGGCGCCTTCCGCACCAACGAGCTGCGCCGCGTGGGCTACCCCAGCCACAAGCGCGAGTCCCGCTTCCGCTTCTTCGGCGAGACCAGCAGCTTCGAGGAGACCGTGGACGTCACCTACTGGCACGACAAGAAGACGGTCCTCGAGGTCACCGACCTCATCAGCACCTCGTCGACCATGAGCCTGGACGATCCCCGCCTGAAGGACGTCTCCCCCACCCTGCGCGACGCCTTCGTCGCGGGCGCGGCCCGCTCCCACCACCAGGACCGCCTGCCCTCGGAGTTCCAGGGCAAGCCCAACGGACACGAGGGAGCCCACCACTTCCTCGTCGACGACTTCGCGCGCGCGGTGGCGAACGGGAAGCAGCCGATGGTCAACGCCTGGCAGGCGGCCCGCTACACCCTGCCCGGGATCATCGCCCACCAGTCGATGCGCGAGGGCGGCGCCCGCCTCCCGATCCACGACCTCGGCGACTGCCCGCTGCCGGTCCAGGATCTCGACGCCGACCAGCCCGCTCTCGACGAGGCCGGCATCCAGGCGTTGCTCGCCGACGTCTGA
- a CDS encoding pyridoxal phosphate-dependent aminotransferase has protein sequence MILTQSSKLRDVCYEIRGPIPAEAARMEAEGHKIIKLNIGNPAPFGFEAPDEILVDMIRTLPTAQGYSDSKGIVSARRAVAQYYQTKGMPGMELDDIYLGNGVSELIQMTCQALVDDGDEVLVPSPDYPLWTASVSLAGGKAVHYRCDEEQNWWPDVSDLADKVTERTKAIVVINPNNPTGSVYPEHVLKEIVEVARKHDLLILADEIYDKILYDDAVHTHVAALAPDLLTITFNGLSKAYRVAGFRAGWMALYGPKDDAENFIEGLDVLSNMRLCPNVPAQHVVATALGGYQSVDELLLPGGRLRDQRDVAYEGLSEIPGVSVVKAQGALYMFPRIDTEMYDIESDEQFAMDLLRSKKLLVTQGTGFNYPVSDHFRLVTLPDVGLLADAVDRIADHLASIRR, from the coding sequence ATGATCCTCACCCAGTCCTCCAAGCTGCGCGACGTCTGCTACGAGATCCGCGGGCCGATCCCCGCAGAGGCAGCGCGCATGGAGGCAGAGGGTCACAAGATCATCAAGCTGAACATCGGGAACCCCGCCCCGTTCGGCTTCGAGGCGCCCGACGAGATTCTCGTCGACATGATCCGCACCCTGCCCACCGCGCAGGGGTACTCGGACTCCAAGGGGATCGTCTCCGCACGTCGGGCGGTCGCGCAGTACTACCAGACCAAGGGCATGCCCGGGATGGAGCTCGACGACATCTACCTGGGCAACGGGGTCAGCGAGCTGATCCAGATGACCTGCCAGGCGCTCGTCGACGATGGCGACGAGGTGCTCGTGCCCAGCCCCGACTACCCGCTGTGGACCGCCTCGGTCTCGCTCGCGGGCGGGAAGGCCGTGCACTACCGCTGCGACGAGGAGCAGAACTGGTGGCCCGACGTCTCGGACCTGGCCGACAAGGTCACCGAGCGCACCAAGGCGATCGTCGTCATCAACCCCAACAACCCCACCGGCTCGGTCTACCCAGAGCACGTGCTGAAGGAGATCGTCGAGGTCGCGCGGAAGCACGATCTGCTGATCCTGGCCGACGAGATCTACGACAAGATCCTCTACGACGACGCCGTCCACACCCACGTCGCCGCGCTCGCCCCCGACCTGCTGACCATCACTTTCAACGGCCTCTCGAAGGCCTACCGGGTGGCCGGCTTCCGCGCCGGATGGATGGCGCTGTACGGGCCGAAGGACGACGCCGAGAACTTCATCGAGGGCCTCGACGTGCTCTCGAACATGCGCCTGTGCCCCAACGTCCCCGCCCAGCACGTGGTGGCGACGGCGCTCGGCGGCTACCAGTCGGTCGACGAGCTGCTGCTGCCCGGCGGGCGCCTGCGCGACCAGCGCGACGTGGCCTACGAGGGGCTCAGCGAGATCCCGGGCGTCTCCGTCGTCAAGGCCCAGGGCGCGCTCTACATGTTCCCGCGCATCGACACCGAGATGTACGACATCGAGAGCGACGAGCAGTTCGCGATGGACCTGCTGCGCTCCAAGAAGCTGCTGGTCACGCAGGGGACGGGCTTCAACTATCCGGTGTCCGACCACTTCCGCCTGGTGACCCTGCCGGACGTCGGCCTGCTCGCCGACGCCGTCGACCGCATTGCCGACCACCTGGCCTCGATCCGGCGCTAG